A genome region from Arachis duranensis cultivar V14167 chromosome 6, aradu.V14167.gnm2.J7QH, whole genome shotgun sequence includes the following:
- the LOC107495394 gene encoding uncharacterized protein LOC107495394 — translation MKMKWQKKDKYVVKVNQLKLELGTFGTDNNVNNMFVIQVMGTATQKVKASSSSSSSSSIWRSTLFPFLHGITKPAYTHNTTIKRFLSSEEPTIVTWDARDLCGFQLGLKYNGSSIGACHVKFHVLHGEDDAGECKPNNMVVAGEVSMDVTMEGITKSNSQLLHKTLPIQLNLHGLHINSTLSVSLSIMDLRNFHDYLPRTFENMGEVENKQRVIEMVEFDQTTQRNPYESDDSSEFDSDESSIESTSSSSDSSSSNNGSYYGGSRVNRNGSMLAWSRSFKECWRSIAAKRKQETFTSHPTSSMAWENMEVKSRDGNSKLKTNVLFASFDQRSKEASGDSACSALAVFIAHWFLHSNKDLPTRSQFDRLITQGSSEWRRLCKIGSYLKLFPDKHFDLETILEANLRPLIVLPSESYTGFFAPEKFRCLQGAMSFDEIWDEISRASNESRVYIVSWKDHFFVLKVEEDAYYIIDTLGERLFQGCKRAFILKFDGSSLMHSKVEKMENEPSKKIVCKGKECCKEFIKLFLAAMPLRQLEEEESKGNVSTTNSYLHRFLQIDVHFCSSSSLY, via the exons atgaagatgaagtgGCAGAAGAAAGACAAGTATGTGGTTAAGGTGAATCAATTGAAGTTGGAATTGGGAACTTTTGGAACCGACAACAACGTTAATAACATGTTCGTTATTCAGGTTATGGGAACAGCTACCCAGAAAGTaaaagcttcttcttcttcttcttcttcttcttcaatttggaGAAGCACtctttttccctttcttcatgGTATTACGAAACCTGCTTATACACACAACACAACCATCAAGAGATTTCTGAGTTCTGAAGAACCCACAATTGTCACGTGGGACGCACGTGATCTATGCGGTTTTCAACTTGGACTCAAATATAACGGGTCCTCAATTGGGGCATGCCACGTGAAATTTCATGTCTTACAT GGGGAGGATGATGCAGGAGAATGTAAGCCTAATAATATGGTGGTAGCTGGAGAAGTTTCCATGGATGTTACAATGGAAGGGataactaaatctaattctcaatTGCTTCATAAAACGCTTCCAATTCAATTGAATCTTCATGGTTTGCACATCAACTCCACACTTTCG GTCTCTTTGAGCATAATGGACTTGAGGAATTTTCATGATTACTTGCCAAGAACATTTGAAAACATGGGTGAAGTAGAGAACAAACAAAGGGTTATTGAGATGGTGGAGTTTGATCAAACAACTCAACGGAATCCTTATGAATCGGACGATTCGTCCGAGTTTGATTCCGATGAGTCGTCAATTGAGTCAACAAGCAGCAGCAGTGATAGCAGTAGTAGCAATAATGGAAGCTATTATGGAGGATCAAGAGTGAATAGAAATGGATCAATGTTAGCATGGAGTAGAAGCTTTAAGGAATGTTGGAGGTCTATAGCAGCTAAAAGGAAACAAGAGACTTTCACCTCTCATCCAACTTCTTCTATG GCATGGGAAAATATGGAAGTTAAAAGCAGAGATGGGAATTCCAAGTTGAAAACAAATGTGTTGTTTGCATCATTTGAccaaagaagcaaagaagcctCAGGTGATAGTGCATGTTCAGCACTAGCAGTGTTCATAGCACATTGGTTCCTCCATTCTAACAAGGACTTACCAACAAGGTCCCAATTTGATAGGCTCATAACACAAGGTTCCTCTGAATGGAGAAGGCTTTGTAAAATTGGTTCATACTTAAAGCTCTTTCCGGATAAGCATTTTGATTTGGAGACAATCTTGGAAGCTAATTTGAGGCCTTTGATTGTTCTTCCTTCGGAATCTTACACCGGATTCTTCGCCCCGGAGAAGTTCCGGTGCCTACAAGGCGCTATGTCGTTCGACGAGATTTGGGACGAGATAAGTAGGGCTAGTAATGAGTCGAGAGTTTATATTGTGAGTTGGAAGGATCATTTCTTTGTTCTAAAAGTGGAAGAAGATGCTTATTACATAATTGACACTTTAGGGGAAAGACTATTTCAAGGGTGCAAAAGAGCATTCATATTGAAGTTTGATGGTTCAAGTTTGATGCATTCAAAGGTGGAGAAAATGGAGAATGAGCCTTCAAAGAAAATTGTTTGTAAAGGGAAAGAATGTTGTAAAGAGTTCATCAAACTTTTCCTTGCTGCAATGCCACTTAGGCAATTAGAAGAGGAAGAGAGTAAAGGGAATGTTTCTACTACTAATTCTTATCTTCATAGGTTCTTGCAAATTGATGTCCATTTTTgctcttcatcatcattataTTAG